The sequence ATGTTCTCTGCGATATCCGGGTTGGTGCGAGCATGGCGCCTTTGAATCCGGATAATGATCTGTGGGTCTGGTGAGGTTCGGAAGGACGCGGACGGTATATGGACACGGTGGACAGACAGCTCATCCAGGCGCTCCGGGAGAACGGCCGCGCGTCCTACGCCGAGCTGGGCCGGCTGGTCGGCCTCTCCGGCCCGAGCGTCACGGACCGGATCAACCGGCTGGAGCAGGCCGGTGTGATCACCGGGTACCGCGCGACGGTCAACCCGGCCTCGCTCGGCTTCGGCGTGACGGCCCTGATCGGCCTCCAGCTGACCGACGCGGCGGACCACGAGGACGTCGCGTTCCGGCTGAAGGACCTCGGCGAGGTCGAGGACTGCTGGTTCATCGCCGGTGACGACTCGTACATGCTCAAGGTCCGGGTGCCGGACGTCGAGGGCCTGGAGTCGGCGGTGAAGCGGATTTCGGGTACGAAGGGTGTGGCCCGGACCCGGACCACCGTCGTACTCTCCACCAAGTGGGAGAGCCGGGTCAGCGAGCTGCCGTTCGCCGACGGCGAGTAACCGCCGCAGCGGGCCGACGCCGCGGCGGACAGCCGTCGCCGCGGGCGACCGCCGCGGGGCGGACCGGACGAACGAGAGCACACGGGGGAGTGGTGGACATGGCACTGGTCGGTCTGGAGGAGCTGCGCGCGGCCCGGCGGCGGATCGAGGGGGTCGCGGTGCGCACCCCGCTGGTCCCCGCGCCGTGGGCGGCGGACGGCGAGCGCCGGCTCTGGTTCAAGCCGGAGAACCTCCAGCCGACCGGGGCGTTCAAGACCCGGGGCGCCTACAACCGGCTCGCCGCGCTGAGCGAGGACGAGCGGGCCCGCGGTGTGGTCGCCCAGTCCAGCGGCAACCACGCGCAGGCGGTGGCGTACGCCGCGCAGCTGCTCGGGATCAAGGCCGTGATCGTGATGCCGGACACCTCGCCGGCGGTCAAGATCGAGGCCACCCGGTCGTTCGGCTCCGAGGTGCTGGTGGTGCCGCCGGAGCAGCGGGACGTGGTGCCCGGCGAACTGGCCGAGCGGCACGGCTATGTCTGGGTGCCCCCGTACGACGATCCGTTCATCATCGCGGGCCAGGGCACGGTCGGCCTGGAGATCGCCGACGACGCCCCGGCGGAGCTGGACACCGTGCTCGTCCCGGTCAGCGGCGGCGGGCTGATCGCCGGCACGGCGGCCGCGCTCAAGCTGACCCGCCCCGGTGTGCGGGTGATCGGCGTCGAGCCCGAGCTGGCCGCCGACGCCCGGGCCAGCCTGCGGGCCGGCGAGCGGATCACCTGGCCGGTCGCCGACACCTACCGGACCATCGCCGACGGTCTGCGCACCCCCTCGGTGGGCGTGCTGCCCTTCGAGCACATCACCGCCTACGTGGACGACATCGTCACCGTCACCGAGGACGAGATCCGCGCCACCGTGGCGCTGCTGGCCCGGCGCGGCCGGATCGTCGCCGAGCCGTCCGGCGCGGTCGCCCCGGCCGCGTACTTCCACCGGGCCGCCGAGACCGGCGGGCGGGCGGTCGCAGCGGTCGTGAGCGGGGGCAACATCGAGCCCGCGCTGCTCGCCGAACTCCTGGCCGGCTGAGCCGCGCGGGGCGGCTGCCCGCGAGTCGACGCGGGTGGGGGCGTACGCTCGTTCCGGCAACGATTCGAAGTCGGAGGAGGCGGGGCACCGCATGGACGCAGGGCTCAAGCGCGAGCTGGAGGCGAAGGTCTACGCGGGGGAGCGGCTGACCCGGGAGGACGGGATCGCGTTCTACGAGAGCGACGACCTGGCCTGGCTGGGCGGGCTCGCCCACCACGTGCGGACGGTGAAGAACGGCGATGTCGTCCACTTCAACGTCAACCGCCACCTCAACATGACCAACGTGTGCAGCGCCTCCTGCTCGTACTGCTCGTTCCAGCGCAAGCCGGGCGAGAAGGACGCGTACACGATGCGGATCGAGGAGGCCGTCCGCCTCGCCAAGGCGATGGAGGTCGACTCCCTCACCGAGCTGCACATCGTCAACGGCCTCCACCCCACCCTGCCGTGGCGCTACTACCCGCGCTCGCTGCGGGAGCTCAAGGCCGCGCTGCCGAACGTCTCGCTCAAGGCCTTCACCGCCACCGAGATCCACTGGTTCGAGCGGATCAGCGGCCTGCCCGCCGACGAGATCCTGGACGAGCTGATCGACGCCGGTCTGGAGTCGCTGACCGGTGGCGGCGCGGAGATCTTCGACTGGGAGGTCCGCCAGCACATCGTCGACCACGACACCCACTGGGAGGACTGGTCGCGGATCCACCGGCTCGCCCACAGCAAGGGCCTCAAGACCCCGTCCACCATGCTGTACGGCCACATCGAGGAGCCCCGCCACCGGGTGGACCACGTGCTGCGGCTGCGCGAGCTCCAGGACGAGACCGGCGGCTTCCAGGTCTTCATCCCGCTGCGCTACCAGCACGACTTCCACGACTCCAAGGACGGCGTCGTGCGCAACAAGCTGATGGCGCGCACCGAGATGGCCACCGGCGCCGAGGCGCTGAAGACCTTCGCGGTCTCCCGGCTGCTCTTCGACAACGTGCCGCACGTCAAGGTCTTCTGGGTGATGCACGGCGTCACCACGGCCCAGCTGGCGCTCAGCCACGGCGCGGACGACATGGACGGCTCGGTGGTCGAGTACAAGATCACCCACGACGCGGACAACTTCGGCACCCCGAACAAGCTGGGCCGCGAGGACCTGCTCGGCCTGATCCGGGACGCCGGTTTCCGCCCGGTCGAGCGCAACACCCGCTACGAGATCATCCGCGAGTACGAGGGCCCCGACCTGGGCCGCCGGGAGACCCCGCAGGCGATGCGCCTCTGACGCACGCTCCGCCGCCGCCCGGGCCCCCGCGGCCCGGGCGGCGCCTTCTTCACCGGGCCCGCACAGCCCCCGGGTTTCCCAACCCGGCCTCCGTTTGGCAGGATCGGCCACATGTCCGGTCACCGTCGCACCTCCCCGTACCCGTCGTACGAGCCGGTGCACGAGGTGCCGCAGCCGTCGTACGGCGAGCACCAGCAGGAGTACGGCCAGGATCACGGCACCGTCCACGAGGGCCAGGACCCCTGGTACGGCTACCGGAGCCTGGCCGACCACGATGTCTACGACCGGCCCTTCCAGGCGTACGCCGCCGAGCCGGCCTTCCCGGCCGACCAGCAGCCGGTGTACCGGACCGTCCCGCAGGACGGCTACGGCGGCGGGTACCAGGACCTCCACCAGGACCTCCACCAGGACGTCGGCCCGGGCCTCCAGTACGACGGCCACCAGGACGTCCACCGGGCCTCGGACCAGGACGGTTACGGGGGCGTCTACCGGACCGCCCCGCAGGACCCGGCGCCGCCGGCGGCGGCGCTGCCGCAGCAGCGGAGCGCCGCGGCCGCTCCCGGCCCCAGGGCGGCCGCCCGGGGCCACCGCCGCAAGCCCAGGAAGAAGCGCACCGGTCGCGCCGTCACCGCCGGCACCGCCCTGCTGCTGGCGGCCGCCGCCGGTTGGTACACCGTCGGCGAGGACGCCGCCAAGCCCGGGGTGGCCAGTGCCGACGGCGCCGGGGCCGAGGGTGTCGCGGCGCAGCCGACGGCCGACCGGCCCTCGCCGACCGCCGACCCGGCCGCCCGGGCCGCCGACGCCCGGCAGACCGAGACCCCCGCGGCCGACCGCAGCGAGCGCACCGACGGCTCGGTGGCCGCCATCCCGGGCCTCGGTGCCTCCTTCGCCGGCCGGATACCCGCCGGCACCAACCAGGTGGTGCTGGCCTCCGGCGAGGGCAAGGACGCCAACCGGAGCACCGTCACGCTGTGGACCCGCACCGGCGAGGGCCGCTGGCTGGCCGGCGAGACCTGGCAGGGCCACAACGCCTTCAAGGGCTGGACCACCGACCACAACGAGGGCGACCTGCGCAGCCCGATCGGCGTCTTCTCGCTCACCGACGCCGGCGGCCGCAAGGCCGACCCGGGCAGCAGGCTCCCGTACGACCGGGACTCGAACTTCGTGGTCTCCGGCCGGGGCTTCGCCGGCGAGCAGCTGGCGGGTTCCTTCGACTACGTGGTCGCGATCGACTACAACCGGGTGCCGGGCAACTCCCCGCTGGACCCGCGCCGCCCCAACGGTTCGACCAAGGGCGGCGGGATCTGGATCCACGTCGACCACGGCGGCCCGACGCACGGCTGCGTCTCGGTGCCGGAGGACAAAATGGCGGAGTTGATCCGCACTCTCGACCCGGCCGCCCACCCGGTGATCGTGATGGGGGACGCCGGCTCGCTGGCGGCCTGAGCGGCCCGGACCGGGCGGTCGTTCGTCCACGACTGTCTTTGCGCGTCCGATCGGGACCCGCCTGCCGCAACGGTCCTTGTCGGCCTCCTACAGCATCCCGGCGCGGATCCTGTAGCCGGTCGCGCCCGACTGACCAGCGGGTAACCGGGTTGAGTGGGCAGTATGACCGGTTCGCGCATCGTGGCACTCGGCCACTACCAGCCCCCCAAGGTCCTCACCAACGACGACCTGTCGAAGCTGGTCGACACCGACGACGAGTGGATCCGCAGCCGCGTCGGCATCCGGACGCGGCACATCGCGGAGGACGAGACCGTCGTCGACCTCGCCACCGAGGCGGCCCAGAAGGCCCTGGCGAACAGCGGCCGCTCGGCCGCCGAGGTCGACCTGGTCGTGGTGGCCACCTGCACGGCGGTGGAGCGCAGCCCCAACACGGCCGCCGCCGTCGCCGCCCGGCTCGGGATCCGCTCCCCGGCCGCCTACGACATCAACACGGTCTGCTCGGGCTTCTCCTACGCGCTGGCCACCGCGGACCACGCGATCCGGGCCGGGGCGGCCACCAAGGCCCTGGTGATCGGCGCGGAGCGGATGTCGGACACCCTCGACTGGACCGACCGGTCCACCTGCGTGATCTTCGGCGACGGCGCCGGCGCGGCGCTGGTCGAGGCCCAGGAGGAGGGCGCCGAGCCCGGCATCGGCCCGGTGGTCTGGGGTTCGGAGCCCGAGCGGGGCGACGCCGTGGTGATCACCGGCTGGGACCCGGTGATCAGCCAGCAGGGCCAGTCGGTGTTCCGCTGGGCGACCACGCAGATCGCCCCGCTGGCCCGGCAGGCCTGCGAGCGGGCCGGGATCGACCCGTCCGAGCTCAAGGGCTTCGTGCCGCACCAGGCCAATCTGCGGATCATCGACGCGATCGCGTCCCGGCTGGGGGTCACCGACGCGGTGGTCGCCCGGGACGTGGTGGACTCCGGCAACACCTCGGCGGCCTCGGTGCCGCTGGCCTTCTCCAAGCTGGTCGAGCGCGGCGAGCTGTCGCCCGGCGACCCGGTGCTCCTGTTCGGCTTCGGCGGCGGCCTCGCCTACGCGGGCCAGGTCGTCCGCTGCCCGTGACACCGCGGCCGGTGGGCTCCCGGGCCGCCGGCGGCCGCCGCGGGCCGCTGTAGGCCGTCGCAGGCCCCGTGCGGCCCCCGGGGCGGCGCGACATGCCTGTGGGCGGTCACCCCTTGCACGGGGTGGCCGCCCACAGGCGTGTCGTGGCGCGCAGCGGACCGCCGGCGGACCTCCCCCGAGGACACGGCCGCCGTCCGTCGTACCCCGGACAGGAGGCCGGGGCGCGCGCGAAGCGGAAGGGTGGGTCGATGCGGATCGGTCTACTTGGGCGCCTTCTTGCCGGTGACGCCCAGGTACACCAGGGGAGCGAGGTTGGGCTTGAGGTCCTTGACCTTGACGCCCCAGGAGGTGAAGGCCTTCTGGTGCTCGGCCGCCGAGGCGAGCAGCGAGACCAGTGACCCGGCTACGGCGGCCGGATCCAGTGACTTGTCGGCCTGTCCCTTCGCCTGGAGTTCCTTGACGGCTTCCGCGAGTGGCTTGGCGACCGCGTTGAGGACGGTCATGCGGATCTTGAAGAACCGCTTGTCCCCTTCGGCGGCACCGAGCGTGACCACTCGGAGAATGGCGTCGTTCTTGCGCCAGAAGGCGAGGAATCCGTCGACCAGTTCTTCCGAAGTGGTCGTGCCGGACTTCCCTGCCCAGGACTTTCCGGCCACCAGCTCTTTGAGCGTGTCGGCGTCCTTGGCCATTTCCTCGGCGATTTCGAGGACAGCGCCCTCGACATCCGGGAAGTACTGGTAGAAGGTCGCGGGGGAGGTACCCGCCATACGGGCGACGTCGATGACCTTGACGTCCCGATAGGGCGACGTGCTGAGCATCTCGCGGAGGCAGTCGAGCAGCTTCTGCCGCGTCTCCTGTCCGCGTCGCCCGGCGACGCGACCGTCGACGGTGCGAACTTGTCCTGTCATGCCGTCAGCTTACCGTGGCCCGATCTTGGCGCGATTCGGTGATGTGACAATTACTCCGCCCGGGGGTTGGTATAGGGCCTCCGGGGCCTTCGGACGGATATTCATCGGCCTCCGGAGGGCGTCATGACGCCCCCCCGTGCACCGATGACGCCACAGGGTGACGACCCCTTCGCTGAGGGGTTATCGAGTAACGGAGCGTGACGAACCGATCGGGGGTGTGAGTCGCCCCTCACGGTGGCCCCGGGCGTGTCGGGCGCAAGCCCGGTCCGGAGCGGACGTCAGGATCCGGCCGTTCCGGAGCCGCTGACCGGGTCACGGCCCCTCCCACCGGCCGGACGGCGCTCCGGGCGGGGGAGGTTGGAGATGGGCCGGGCGGCATTGGACAATCGGTCCGGCACCACGCGGTGGGTGCCCGGCACCACGCGGGCGGTGCTCAATACGGGGAGGTGGCAGCGGGTGGACCAGCTGACGGCGCACGATCCGAGGCGGATCGGGCCCTTCGAGGTGCTGGGGCGGCTCGGGGCGGGGGGAATGGGCCTGGTCTACCTGGCGCGGTCCGCGTCCGGCCGCCGAGTGGCGATCAAGACCGTGCGGGGGGAGCTGGCCGAGGACGAACTGTTCCGGGTCCGGTTCGCACGGGAGATCGCGGCCGCCAAGACGGTCGGCGGGTTCTACACCGCGGCCGTGGTCGACGCCGACGCGGACGCCCGGGTGCCCTGGCTGGCCACCGCGTACGTGCCGGCGCCGTCCCTGGAGGACCTGGTCACCGACTGCGGGCCGCTGCCGGTCGGGGCGGTGCGCTGGCTGGTCGCCGGCATCGCCGAGGCGCTGCAGTCCATCCACGCCGCCGGGCTGGTCCACCGCGACCTCAAGCCGTCCAACGTCCTGGTGGTCGAGGACGGTCCCCGGGTGATCGACTTCGGTATCGCCGCCGGGGTCTCCAGCACCCGGCTCACCATGACCAACGTCGCGGTCGGCACCCCGGCGTACATGTCGCCGGAGCAGGCCAGGGACAGCCGCGGCGTCACCGGGGCCAGTGACGTCTTCTCGCTCGGCTCGCTGCTGGTCTTCTGCGCCACCGGCCACCCGCCCTACCGGGGCGCCAACCCGGTGGAGACGGTGTTCCAGCTGCTGCGCGAGCAGCCCGACCTCTCCGGCCTGCCGGCCGAGCTGGTCGACCTGGTGCGGGCGTGCATGCGCCCGGCCCCCGAGCACCGGCCGACCCCGGAGCAGATCCAGGTCGAGCTGGCCCCGCACCTGTTCTCCCGGGACGACGCCTCGGGCGAGGCCGGGGACTGGCTGCCGCCCGACGCGCTCGCCCTGATCGAGCAGAAGCGCCGCGGCCGCCCGGCCCCCGCGGTGGCGCAGCCCCCGGCCGTCCCGCCGCAGCCGCACCTCCAGCACCAGGCCGGCCACGGGCCGGCGCCGCACTCCGTCCTGCCGCCGGTGCCGCGGCCCGGCCAGGACGACCCGCGCACCCGGCAGGTGGCCGGGCACGCGCCGCCGGCCGCCGGTCCGGTGCACAGCGCGCCGCCCGGTCCGGACACCGAGGCCGCCACCGAGAAGATCTCCGCCCCCAGCCGCCACCGCCGGCCGGTCGGCGAGGACGAGGCGGAGGTCCGGCTGCCGGGGGCCTCGGTCCGGATAGGACCCGGCCCGCGCGCCGAACAGGCCGGCCCGGGCGCGCCGCCCGCCGAGACGGACTGGGTCCGCCGGATCACCCCGCCCCCGGCCCGCGCCGCCCGCTGGCGCCCCTGGCGGTTCCGGATGTCCAACGACGTCTGGGGCACCCCCGTGGTCGCCGACGGCACCCTGTTCGTCTCCAGCTTCGAGGTGCACGCCCTGGACATCGCGTCCGGGCAGCGCCGCTACAAGACCAGGGACGTCGCCTGGGCGCTGGCCGTGGACGCCGGGCGGGTGCACGCGGCCGACGGCCCCCACCTCTACACGGTCGACGTCGCGGACGGCACCGAGCGCTGGCGGCACTCGCTGGACGGCTGGGTGTACGCGCTGGACGCGGCCGACGGCGTGCTCTGCTGCGGCGTCCGGGGCGGCGGCGTCCAGCTGCGCTCCGCGGTCACCGGCGCCGAGCTGTGGCGGGCCGACGACGCCCAGCAGGACTACGAGAACCCGCAGTCCGGGCCCGCCCTGGTGGCCGGTTCGGCCTACTACTACGGCGGTGGCCGGCTGCGCTGCGTGGATCCGCGGGGCTCCGGGCTGCGCTGGTCGGTCCCGGTCGGCGAGGACGTGCCGTCCCGCCCGGTCGAGCGGGCCGGCGTGCTCTACGTGACGGCCGGGACCAGGGTGTACGCGCTGGACGCGGCGAGCGGCGCCGAGCGCTGGCGGTTCGAGGCGCCGGTGGTGCTGTTCACCCCGCCGGCGCTGGACGCCGACGCGGTCTACGTGGCCGACTACCTGGGCACCGTGTACGCGCTGGACGCGGCCACCGGCCGGGACCGCTGGCGCGCGGCCACCGGCACCCGGCAGGGCGCCGAGCCGGTGGTGGTGGGCGACGGCACGGTGCTGGTCGGCAGCGGCGAGGTGCTGTACGCGCTGGAGGCGGCCGGTGGCCGGGAGCGTTGGCGCTACACCGCGCGGGGCGAGATCGTCGGCTCCCCGGCGGTCGCCGACGGGCTGGTCCACCTCGGCAGCCGGGACCACTCGCTGCACACCCTGGACCTGGCCAGCGGTCAGCTGCGCTGGGAACTCGGCACCAAGGGCGAGCTGACCGGCTCGCCGGTCGCGGTCGGCGGGAAGGTGTTCGTCGGCAGCAAGGACCGCTGCGTGTACGCGCTGGACGCCTTCTACGGCACGGCGGTGCCCTCGCACTGACCCGGGCGGGGCGGGGGCTGCTGCCCTCGCCCCGCCCGGTGCCGGGCGCGGACTACTTGCGGGCCTCCGGGTGGCGGCTGCACCAGCCGGCCCAGGCCGAGGCGACCATGTCCTCGACCTCGTGCCGGGCGGTCCAGTCCAGCTCGCGGCGGATCAGGTCGGCCGAGGCCACCACCCGGGCCGGGTCGCCGGCGCGGCGGGGGGTGATCTCCGGCGTTGTGTCGTAGCCGGTGACCTTGCCGATCACGTCCAGCATCTCGCGCACGCTGACGCCCTCGCCGCGGCCGATGTTGAGCACCAGGGAGGTCTCCCCGGCCGGGTCGGCGGCCAGTCGCTTCGCCGCGGCCACGTGCGCCGAGGCGATGTCGGAGACGTGGATGAAGTCGCGGACGCAGGTGCCGTCCGGCGTCGGGTAGTCGTCGCCGAACACCAGCGGGGCCTTGCCGGCGGTGAGCCGCTCGAAGACCATCGGGACGAGGTTGAAGACCCCGGCGTCGGAGAGCTCCGGCGAGGCGGCGCCGGCCACGTTGAAGTAGCGCAGTGCGACGGTGGACATGCCGTGGGCCTTGCCGGCCGCGGCGACCAGCCACTCGCCGGCCAGCTTGGTCTCGCCGTAGGGGCTCATCGGCGCGCACGGGGTCGACTCGGTGACCAGGTCGACGTCCGGCATGCCGTAGACGGCGGCGGAGGAGGAGAACAGGAAGCGCTTGACGCCGCCCTCGGCCGCGGCCTCCAGCACGGTCTGGAGGCCGATCATGTTCTCCCGGTAGTACAGGAAGGGCTGCTCGACCGACTCGCCGACCTGCTTCTTGGCGGCGAAGTGGAGGACGCCCTCCACCTGGTGGTCGCGGATCGCGGCGTCCAGTGCGGCCCGGTCCAGGGTCGACCCCTCGACCAGGACGACCTCCTTCGGCAGCCGGGCCCGGTCACCGGTGCTCAGGTCGTCCAGTACGGCCACGCGCTCGCCCGCGTCGAGGAGCTGCTGCACGACGTGCCCGCCGATGTATCCGGCACCGCCGGTGATCAACCAAGTCATGGCCGAATCCTAGGGTGTGCGGGTTTCCTGCCGGTGCCACGGGCGAGTCGGAGCCGGGCAATCGGACATTTCGGTGAAATGCTGACAAAGATCTCTGCGTCCTGTCCGAGCGGCCCCGTGCGGCCGTGTGCCGAGGAATCCGGAGGCGTCACCGGTGAACCGCAAGAAGGAGCCCACCCGTCCGATTCCGGCCGGACCGCGCCCGACCGGGCCGAAGGCCGTCGACCGGAGGCTGCTCGCGCCCGTCGCCGCGGTGGTGCTGACCGCGCTCGCGGCCGCCGGGTGCAGCAGCGGCTCGTCCTCCTCGTCCTCCTCCTCGTCGTCCGCGTCCTCCGCCGGGGCGGCCGGGTCCGCGAGCGCCTCCGCCGGGGCCTCCGGCAGCGCCGCCGCCCAGCCGGGCGGCGGCAACCAGCTCCAGTCCGACTACCAGAAGGTGATCAAGGACGTCCTGCCCTCGGTGGTGCAGATCACCACCTCCAGCGGCCTCGGCTCCGGGATCGTCTACGACGACAAGGGTGACATCGTCACCAACGCCCACGTGGTCGGCAGCGCCACCAGCTTCACGGTCACCCTGGCCGGCAGCACCAAGCCGCTGGACGCCACCCTGGTCGCGAGCTACCCGGACTCCGACCTGGCGGTGATCAAGCTCAGCAGTCCGCCCGGCGGGCTCAGGCCGGCCGCGTTCGGGGACTCCACCAAGGTCGAACTGGGACAGATCACCCTCGCCATGGGCAGCCCGCTCGGACTCTCCAGCAGCGTCACCCAGGGCATCGTCTCGGCCACCGGCCGGACCGTCACCGAGCCGCGCACCGAGGGCTCGCCGGGCGCAGTGATCGGCAACATGGTGCAGACCTCGGCCGCCATCAACCCCGGCAACAGCGGGGGTGCCCTGGTCAACCTGGACAGCCAGGTGATCGGGATCAACACGCTCGCCGCCACCGAACCGGAGGCCAACGGAGCCGCCGCCCCCGGCATCGGCTTCGCCATCCCGGCGTCCACCGTCACCAGCATCACCGATCAGCTGATCAAGGACGGCAAGGTCACCAACTCCGGCCGGGCCGCGCTCGGCATCACCGCCCGGACCTACTTCGACCAGAACTACCGTCCGGCCGGAGCCGTGGTGGTCGCCGTCGCGGACGGCGGTCCGGCCGCCTCGGCCGGCCTCCAGCCCGGGGACGTGATCACCAGGATCGGGGACACCCCGGTCGACTCGCTGAACTCGCTCACCTCCGCCCTGGCCTCGCTGGCGCCGGGAACCAAGGTCACCGTGACCTACAGCCGGGACGGCAGGAGCGCCACCGCCGAGGTCACCCTCGGCACCCTGGCGACGCCCTAGGGCGTCCATCGGCCCCCGGACGGCGGGCGCGCCCCGCACACCGCGCAAGGGTTCGCGGGGGGCCCGCCGTCCGGGACTGCATCTTCGCCCGCTCGCCTCCGGGGCGCTCTCGTCCGGTGCCGACGGTCGGCGCTCCCTCGCTCCGCTCCCTCGCTTCTCCCTTTCGGCACCGGCGCGCCCCTTCGGCTCGGGGCGGTGTTTTCGCCCGCTCGCCTCCGTGATGGGGCTCGGGGCGGTGTTTTCGCCTGCTCGCCTCCGTGATGGGGCTCGGGGCGGTGTTTTCGCCTGCTCGCCTCCGTGATGGGGCTCGGGGCGGTGTTTTCGCCCGCTCGCCTCCGGGGGCGGGCCGTCAGCGCCGGGCGGCGCGGGTGTGCCAGGGGAGCTCGACCGTCACGGAGGTCGGGCCGCCCTCCGGGCTCTCCACCAGGAACACCCCGTCCACCGCCCGCACCCGGTCGGCCAGCCCGGCCAGGCCGCTGCCCGGGTAGGGGGCCGCGCCGCCCTTGCCGTTGTCCTGGACCAGCAGCATCAGGTGGTCGCCGGCCCGC comes from Streptomyces sp. TLI_053 and encodes:
- a CDS encoding Lrp/AsnC family transcriptional regulator; the encoded protein is MDTVDRQLIQALRENGRASYAELGRLVGLSGPSVTDRINRLEQAGVITGYRATVNPASLGFGVTALIGLQLTDAADHEDVAFRLKDLGEVEDCWFIAGDDSYMLKVRVPDVEGLESAVKRISGTKGVARTRTTVVLSTKWESRVSELPFADGE
- a CDS encoding threonine/serine dehydratase codes for the protein MALVGLEELRAARRRIEGVAVRTPLVPAPWAADGERRLWFKPENLQPTGAFKTRGAYNRLAALSEDERARGVVAQSSGNHAQAVAYAAQLLGIKAVIVMPDTSPAVKIEATRSFGSEVLVVPPEQRDVVPGELAERHGYVWVPPYDDPFIIAGQGTVGLEIADDAPAELDTVLVPVSGGGLIAGTAAALKLTRPGVRVIGVEPELAADARASLRAGERITWPVADTYRTIADGLRTPSVGVLPFEHITAYVDDIVTVTEDEIRATVALLARRGRIVAEPSGAVAPAAYFHRAAETGGRAVAAVVSGGNIEPALLAELLAG
- the mqnE gene encoding aminofutalosine synthase MqnE; its protein translation is MDAGLKRELEAKVYAGERLTREDGIAFYESDDLAWLGGLAHHVRTVKNGDVVHFNVNRHLNMTNVCSASCSYCSFQRKPGEKDAYTMRIEEAVRLAKAMEVDSLTELHIVNGLHPTLPWRYYPRSLRELKAALPNVSLKAFTATEIHWFERISGLPADEILDELIDAGLESLTGGGAEIFDWEVRQHIVDHDTHWEDWSRIHRLAHSKGLKTPSTMLYGHIEEPRHRVDHVLRLRELQDETGGFQVFIPLRYQHDFHDSKDGVVRNKLMARTEMATGAEALKTFAVSRLLFDNVPHVKVFWVMHGVTTAQLALSHGADDMDGSVVEYKITHDADNFGTPNKLGREDLLGLIRDAGFRPVERNTRYEIIREYEGPDLGRRETPQAMRL
- a CDS encoding L,D-transpeptidase family protein, producing the protein MAAAAGWYTVGEDAAKPGVASADGAGAEGVAAQPTADRPSPTADPAARAADARQTETPAADRSERTDGSVAAIPGLGASFAGRIPAGTNQVVLASGEGKDANRSTVTLWTRTGEGRWLAGETWQGHNAFKGWTTDHNEGDLRSPIGVFSLTDAGGRKADPGSRLPYDRDSNFVVSGRGFAGEQLAGSFDYVVAIDYNRVPGNSPLDPRRPNGSTKGGGIWIHVDHGGPTHGCVSVPEDKMAELIRTLDPAAHPVIVMGDAGSLAA
- a CDS encoding beta-ketoacyl-ACP synthase III; amino-acid sequence: MTGSRIVALGHYQPPKVLTNDDLSKLVDTDDEWIRSRVGIRTRHIAEDETVVDLATEAAQKALANSGRSAAEVDLVVVATCTAVERSPNTAAAVAARLGIRSPAAYDINTVCSGFSYALATADHAIRAGAATKALVIGAERMSDTLDWTDRSTCVIFGDGAGAALVEAQEEGAEPGIGPVVWGSEPERGDAVVITGWDPVISQQGQSVFRWATTQIAPLARQACERAGIDPSELKGFVPHQANLRIIDAIASRLGVTDAVVARDVVDSGNTSAASVPLAFSKLVERGELSPGDPVLLFGFGGGLAYAGQVVRCP
- a CDS encoding TetR family transcriptional regulator, with protein sequence MTGQVRTVDGRVAGRRGQETRQKLLDCLREMLSTSPYRDVKVIDVARMAGTSPATFYQYFPDVEGAVLEIAEEMAKDADTLKELVAGKSWAGKSGTTTSEELVDGFLAFWRKNDAILRVVTLGAAEGDKRFFKIRMTVLNAVAKPLAEAVKELQAKGQADKSLDPAAVAGSLVSLLASAAEHQKAFTSWGVKVKDLKPNLAPLVYLGVTGKKAPK
- a CDS encoding PQQ-binding-like beta-propeller repeat protein, which codes for MDQLTAHDPRRIGPFEVLGRLGAGGMGLVYLARSASGRRVAIKTVRGELAEDELFRVRFAREIAAAKTVGGFYTAAVVDADADARVPWLATAYVPAPSLEDLVTDCGPLPVGAVRWLVAGIAEALQSIHAAGLVHRDLKPSNVLVVEDGPRVIDFGIAAGVSSTRLTMTNVAVGTPAYMSPEQARDSRGVTGASDVFSLGSLLVFCATGHPPYRGANPVETVFQLLREQPDLSGLPAELVDLVRACMRPAPEHRPTPEQIQVELAPHLFSRDDASGEAGDWLPPDALALIEQKRRGRPAPAVAQPPAVPPQPHLQHQAGHGPAPHSVLPPVPRPGQDDPRTRQVAGHAPPAAGPVHSAPPGPDTEAATEKISAPSRHRRPVGEDEAEVRLPGASVRIGPGPRAEQAGPGAPPAETDWVRRITPPPARAARWRPWRFRMSNDVWGTPVVADGTLFVSSFEVHALDIASGQRRYKTRDVAWALAVDAGRVHAADGPHLYTVDVADGTERWRHSLDGWVYALDAADGVLCCGVRGGGVQLRSAVTGAELWRADDAQQDYENPQSGPALVAGSAYYYGGGRLRCVDPRGSGLRWSVPVGEDVPSRPVERAGVLYVTAGTRVYALDAASGAERWRFEAPVVLFTPPALDADAVYVADYLGTVYALDAATGRDRWRAATGTRQGAEPVVVGDGTVLVGSGEVLYALEAAGGRERWRYTARGEIVGSPAVADGLVHLGSRDHSLHTLDLASGQLRWELGTKGELTGSPVAVGGKVFVGSKDRCVYALDAFYGTAVPSH
- the galE gene encoding UDP-glucose 4-epimerase GalE: MTWLITGGAGYIGGHVVQQLLDAGERVAVLDDLSTGDRARLPKEVVLVEGSTLDRAALDAAIRDHQVEGVLHFAAKKQVGESVEQPFLYYRENMIGLQTVLEAAAEGGVKRFLFSSSAAVYGMPDVDLVTESTPCAPMSPYGETKLAGEWLVAAAGKAHGMSTVALRYFNVAGAASPELSDAGVFNLVPMVFERLTAGKAPLVFGDDYPTPDGTCVRDFIHVSDIASAHVAAAKRLAADPAGETSLVLNIGRGEGVSVREMLDVIGKVTGYDTTPEITPRRAGDPARVVASADLIRRELDWTARHEVEDMVASAWAGWCSRHPEARK
- a CDS encoding trypsin-like peptidase domain-containing protein; amino-acid sequence: MNRKKEPTRPIPAGPRPTGPKAVDRRLLAPVAAVVLTALAAAGCSSGSSSSSSSSSSASSAGAAGSASASAGASGSAAAQPGGGNQLQSDYQKVIKDVLPSVVQITTSSGLGSGIVYDDKGDIVTNAHVVGSATSFTVTLAGSTKPLDATLVASYPDSDLAVIKLSSPPGGLRPAAFGDSTKVELGQITLAMGSPLGLSSSVTQGIVSATGRTVTEPRTEGSPGAVIGNMVQTSAAINPGNSGGALVNLDSQVIGINTLAATEPEANGAAAPGIGFAIPASTVTSITDQLIKDGKVTNSGRAALGITARTYFDQNYRPAGAVVVAVADGGPAASAGLQPGDVITRIGDTPVDSLNSLTSALASLAPGTKVTVTYSRDGRSATAEVTLGTLATP